The following proteins are encoded in a genomic region of Dasypus novemcinctus isolate mDasNov1 chromosome 21, mDasNov1.1.hap2, whole genome shotgun sequence:
- the HES7 gene encoding transcription factor HES-7, which yields MVTRDRAENREGPKMLKPLVEKRRRDRINRSLEELRLLLLERTRDQNLRNPKLEKAEILEFAVGYLRERSRVEPPGLPRSPAQDAEALASCYLSGFRECLLRLAAFAHHAGPAARAQLLSALHCYLRPKPPRPEPVDPRPPAPRPPLDPAAPAPGPAPHQRPPLHQGPLSPRRAWSPSPCCPRSRDCGAPAPLTGLLPPPPPPHRQDGAPKAPPPPPPALWRPWP from the exons ATGCTGAAGCCTCTCGTGGAGAAGCGGCGCCGGGACCGCATCAACCGCAGCCTGGAAGAGctgcggctgctgctgctggagcGCACCCGGGACCAG AACCTCCGGAACCCGAAGCTGGAGAAAGCGGAGATACTGGAGTTCGCCGTGGGCTACTTGAGGGAGCGCAGCCGGGTGGAGCCCCCGG GGCTCCCGCGGTCCCCGGCCCAGGACGCCGAGGCGCTCGCCAGCTGCTACCTGTCCGGCTTCCGCGAGTGCCTGCTCCGCCTGGCGGCCTTCGCGCACCACGccggccccgccgcccgcgcccagCTCCTGTCCGCGCTGCACTGCTACCTGCGCCCCAAGCCGCCCCGGCCCGAGCCGGTGGACCCGAGGCCCCCGGCGCCGCGCCCGCCGCTGGACCCCGCCGCCCCGGCGCCCGGGCCCGCGCCGCACCAGCGCCCCCCACTGCACCAGGGCCCCCTTAGCCCCCGCCGCGCCTGGTCCCCGTCCCCCTGCTGCCCCCGCTCCAGGGATTGCGGCGCGCCGGCGCCCCTCACCGGACTGCtgccgccgccaccgccgcctCACAGACAAGACGGCGCGCCCAaggccccgccgcccccgccgcccgctCTCTGGAGACCTTGGCCCTGa
- the LOC101433166 gene encoding hydroperoxide isomerase ALOXE3 — translation MAVYRVCVTTGPYLKAGTLDNISVTLVGTCGESPKQRLDRVGRDFAKGAVQKYKVRCSAELGELVLLRLHKERYAFFRKDSWYCSRVCVTAPDGTVCHFPCYQWIEGFCTVELRPGTARTVCQDSLPLLLDHRKRELRARQECYRWKIYAPGFPRMVDVSSFEEMESDRKFALTKTTPCASQGDSSGNRYLPGFPMKIDIPSLLHMEPNIRYSATKTTSLIFNAIPASLGLKLRGLLDRKGSWKKLDDIRNIFWCHKTFTSEYVTEHWCEDLFFGYQYLNGVNPVMLHCISSLPSKLPVTNDMVAPLLGPATCLQTELERGTIFLADYWILAEAPVHCLNGRQQYVAAPLCLLWLNPQGALVPLAIQLSQTPGPDSPIFLPTDADWDWLLAKTWVRNAEFLVHENNTHFLCTHLLCEAFAMATLRQLPLCHPIYKLLLPHTRYTLQVNTIARATLLNPEGLVDKVTSIGRQGLLYLMSTGLAHFTYTNFCLPDSLRARGVLAIPNYHYRDDGLKIWAAIESFVSEMVGYYYPSDASVQQDSELQAWVGEIFTQAFLGRESSGFPSRLCTPGELVRFLTAIIFNCSAQHAAVNSGQHDFGAWMPNAPSSMRKPPPQTKGTTTLKSYLDTLPEVNITCNNLLLFWLVSQEPKDQRPLGTYPDEHFTEEAPRCSITAFQSRLAQISRDIQERNQSLELPYCYLDPPLIENSVSI, via the exons ATGGCCGTGTACCGCGTCTGCGTGACCACTGGCCCCTACCTGAAGGCTGGCACCCTGGACAACATCTCTGTAACGCTGGTGGGCACGTGTGGTGAGAGCCCCAAGCAGCGGCTGGATCGTGTAGGCAGGGACTTCGCCAAGGGAGCC GTGCAGAAGTACAAGGTGCGCTGTTCAGCCGAGCTGGGCGAGCTCGTACTGCTTCGGCTACACAAGGAGCGCTACGCTTTCTTCCGCAAGGACTCCTGGTACTGCAGCCGCGTCTGTGTCACTGCCCCCGATGGAACCGTTTGCCACTTCCCCTGCTATCAGTGGATTGAGGGTTTCTGCACCGTTGAGCTGCGGCCGGGAACAG CAAGAACTGTTTGTCAggactcccttcccctcctcctggatCACAGGAAACGGGAACTCCGGGCCCGCCAGGAATGCTACCG CTGGAAAATCTATGCCCCTGGCTTCCCCCGCATGGTGGACGTCAGCAGCTTTGAGGAGATGGAGTCAGACAGGAAATTTGCCTTGACCAAGACGACACCTTGTGCATCCCAGGGTGACAG CAGTGGGAATCGGTACCTGCCTGGCTTCCCCATGAAAATTGACATCCCGTCCCTGCTGCATATGGAGCCCAACATTCGCTACTCGGCCACCAAGACGACCTCACTCATCTTCAACGCCATCCCTGC GTCCTTGGGCCTGAAGCTTCGAGGGCTGCTGGACCGCAAGGGCTCCTGGAAGAAGCTGGATGACATCCGGAACATCTTCTGGTGCCACAAGACCTTCACTTCAG AGTACGTCACAGAGCACTGGTGCGAGGACCTCTTCTTCGGGTATCAGTACCTGAATGGCGTCAACCCCGTCATGCTTCATTGCATCTCCAGCTTGCCCAGCAAGCTTCCCGTTACCAATGACATGGTGGCCCCCTTGCTTGGACCGGCCACCTGCCTGCAAACAGAGCTAGAG AGGGGGACCATCTTCCTGGCCGACTACTGGATCCTGGCGGAGGCCCCGGTCCACTGCCTCAACGGACGCCAGCAGTACGTGGCCGCCCCGCTCTGCCTGCTGTGGCTCAACCCCCAGGGGGCGCTGGTGCCCTTGGCCATCCAG CTCAGCCAGACCCCCGGCCCAGACAGCCCCATCTTCCTGCCCACTGACGCCgactgggactggctgctggccaAGACGTGGGTGCGCAACGCCGAGTTCCTGGTGCACGAGAACAACACGCACTTTCTGTGCACGCACTTGCTGTGCGAGGCCTTCGCCATGGCCACGCTGCGTCAGCTGCCTCTCTGCCACCCTATCTATAAG CTCCTGCTTCCCCACACTCGCTACACGCTGCAGGTGAACACCATCGCCAGGGCCACGCTGCTCAACCCTGAGGGCCTCGTGGACAAG GTCACGTCCATCGGCAGGCAAGGCCTCCTCTACCTCATGAGCACCGGCCTGGCCCACTTCACCTACACCAATTTCTGCCTCCCGGATAGCCTGCGGGCCCGCGGCGTGCTGGCCATTCCCAACTACCACTACCGCGACGATGGCCTGAAGATCTGGGCAGCCATCGAGAG CTTTGTCTCGGAAATGGTGGGCTACTATTACCCCAGTGATGCATCTGTGCAGCAGGATTCGGAGCTGCAGGCCTGGGTCGGCGAGATTTTTACTCAGGCGTTCCTGGGTCGGGAGAGCTCAG GCTTCCCAAGCCGGCTGTGCACCCCAGGAGAGCTGGTGAGGTTCCTCACCGCAATCATCTTTAACTGCTCCGCCCAGCACGCCGCAGTCAACAGTGGACAG CATGACTTTGGGGCCTGGATGCCCAATGCCCCATCGTCCATGAGGAAGCCACCACCCCAGACCAAGGGAACCACCACCCTGAAGAGTTACCTGGATACTCTCCCAGAAGTGAACATCACCTGTAACAACCTTCTCCTCTTCTGGTTGGTCAGCCAAGAGCCCAAGGACCAG